AAGAAAAAATAAAAAAGCAATTAGAGTTTTAAAATATAAACCTGTTAGAATTTGAAATTCTAACAGGTTTTTTATTTGCTATTCTGGCTTAGGTTCGGATTACTAAAAGTATCCTGTAAACTTATTAAGAATACTACTTTGAGAGAGAGCCTCAAAAAAGAAACAAAAAAACCACCTCCAAAGCTGAAGATGGTTCATGTTTGAGATAAATCTCAATTATTTTTTAATGTTAGCTACTGCAAAATTTAAACGTGCAATAGTTTCTTCTTTTCCAAGAATCTCTATAATATCGAACATGTGAGGACCTTTACCAGCACCTACCATAGCCAAACGGAATGGGTTCATCACCTTCCCAAAACCAATCTCCTTAGCAGTAATCCACTCTTTCACAATCTCTTCCGAATTGGCTGATGTAAAATCTTCAATTCCTTCTAAAACCCCTATTAATTCATTCATTAATGCAGGAGTATCTTCTTTCCATCCCTTTTTAACAGGTTTAGCTTCGAATTCTTTAGGTGCTTCAAAAAAGAAGTTTACTTGGTTCCATAATTCAGAAATAAAATCAACACGATCTTTTACCATGCCACAAACACGATTAACAATGTCTTGATTTGCTTCAATTCCTTTCGCTCTTAGCACTTGCTCTGCAAATAAAGATCCTATTTCTTCATCCGATTTATGTACTAAATACTGACGATTGTACCATTTTGTTTTCTCTGGATCGAACTTAGAACCTGATTTACCTACGCGGTCCAAAGAGAATGCTTGAGCCAGTTCTTCCATCGAAAATATTTCCTGTTCCGTTCCCGGATTCCATCCCAAAAAAGCCAGCATATTCACAAATGCCTCAGGAAAATATCCACCTTCGCGGTATCCCGATGAAATATCATTTGTTTTAGGATCTGTCCACTCCAATGGAAATACAGGAAATCCAAGTTTATCGCCATCGCGCTTACTTAATTTTCCTTTTCCAACAGGCTTAAGAATTAATGGCAAATGTGCAAATTTTGGCATATCAACAGCCCAACCTAAGGATCTGTATAGTAATACATGCAAAGGCATTGATGGCAACCACTCTTCTCCACGAATTACATGAGAAATTTTCATAAGGTAATCATCAACAACATTTGCCAAGTGATAAGTAGGCATTCCATCCGATTTAAACAATACTTTATCATCTAAAGCAGAAGTATTAAACACCACATGACCACGAATCTCATCGTCTAAATGTAATTCTTCGCCCACAGGCATTTTAAAACGAACTACATAAGCTTCTCCAGCATCCATTTTAGCTTTTACCTCATCGGCCGATAAAGCCAAAGAGTTATTCAAGCTCTCGCGAGTTTCATGATTGTATGTAAAGGTTTTCTTTTCTGACTCGTATTTACTACGGATAGCATCGAGTTCTTCGGGAGTATCGAAAGCATAATATGCATTATTCGAAGCAATTAATTGCTCGGCATATTCACGATACATTGGCTTACGCTCCGATTGACGATAAGGGCCATATTCTCCTCCAACTGTAGCACCTTCGTCAATGGTAATTCCGCACCATTGTAATGCTTCAACAATATAATTTTCGGCACCTGGTACATATCTGGTTTGATCTGTATCCTCGATACGAAGTAAAAATTCGCCATTATTTTTTTTGGCAAATAAATAATTAAATAAGGCTGTTCTTACGCCGCCCATGTGAAGTGGTCCGGTTGGACTGGGC
This genomic interval from uncultured Marinifilum sp. contains the following:
- the gltX gene encoding glutamate--tRNA ligase, which translates into the protein MSEKKVRVRFAPSPTGPLHMGGVRTALFNYLFAKKNNGEFLLRIEDTDQTRYVPGAENYIVEALQWCGITIDEGATVGGEYGPYRQSERKPMYREYAEQLIASNNAYYAFDTPEELDAIRSKYESEKKTFTYNHETRESLNNSLALSADEVKAKMDAGEAYVVRFKMPVGEELHLDDEIRGHVVFNTSALDDKVLFKSDGMPTYHLANVVDDYLMKISHVIRGEEWLPSMPLHVLLYRSLGWAVDMPKFAHLPLILKPVGKGKLSKRDGDKLGFPVFPLEWTDPKTNDISSGYREGGYFPEAFVNMLAFLGWNPGTEQEIFSMEELAQAFSLDRVGKSGSKFDPEKTKWYNRQYLVHKSDEEIGSLFAEQVLRAKGIEANQDIVNRVCGMVKDRVDFISELWNQVNFFFEAPKEFEAKPVKKGWKEDTPALMNELIGVLEGIEDFTSANSEEIVKEWITAKEIGFGKVMNPFRLAMVGAGKGPHMFDIIEILGKEETIARLNFAVANIKK